In Aegilops tauschii subsp. strangulata cultivar AL8/78 chromosome 3, Aet v6.0, whole genome shotgun sequence, one genomic interval encodes:
- the LOC141020707 gene encoding uncharacterized protein: protein MSLADTITDVRPFIPIVLDLAAHNYYHWRHLFDLHLGRCNLRSRVTANSPPHPDDPQWVKDDLTIVQWFYTHITTEIFNILDHDGATAANIWGSLRQLFQSNNDARENDLHTEIRNLIQGDAPVNLFYQHVKAIGDELRELGDPVSDTHLINTIVVGLSEDFDKHASFIPMMRPPPTFAEVCSMLQLAADTQAHKDSRPRVFHVAARPPMPSPSVPPLPAPATMPPLMPSVQPPPGWHPSPNYRGKNPIYRLPSMHSAPPWTPPP, encoded by the coding sequence ATGTCGCTCGCCGACACCATCACCGATGTCAGACCTTTCATCCCCATCGTCCTCGACCTCGCTGCCCACAACTATTATCATTGGCGCCACCTCTTTGATCTACACCTGGGACGCTGCAACCTCCGCTCTCGCGTCACCGCTAATAGTCCTCCTCACCCTGATGATCCTCAATGGGTGAAAGACGATCTCACGATTGTTCAGTGGTTCTACACCCAcatcaccaccgagatcttcaacattcttgatcacgacggcgccaccgccgCCAACATCTGGGGCTCTCTTCGCCAGCTTTTTCAAAGCAACAACGACGCTCGGGAAAACGATCTACACACCGAGATTCGTAACCTGATCCAAGGCGATGCCCCGGTAAATCTTTTCTATCAGCATGTCAAGGCCATCGGCGATGAGCTTCGCGAACTCGGTGATCCCGTCAGCGACACACATCTCATCAACACCATCGTCGTCGGGCTGAGCGAGGATTTCGACAAGCATGCCTCCTTCATCCCAATGATGCGGCCTCCTCCAACCTTCGCCGAAGTTTGCTCCATGCTACAGCTCGCGGCAGACACTCAAGCTCACAAGGACTCTCGCCCAAGGGTCTTCCATGTTGCGGCTCGTCCTCCTATGCCGTCTCCATCAGTGCCTCCCCTGCCAGCTCCTGCCACCATGCCGCCCCTTATGCCATCCGTGCAGCCACCTCCAGGTTGGCACCCCAGTCCcaactaccgcggcaaaaaccccATCTACAGGCTGCCCTCGATGCACTCGGCGCCTCCTTGGACACCGCCGCCTTAA